The segment CCGTTTTTCGTCGCCCTTCTAAACTGGCGTGTCAACCATCGCCCACCGAGGCAGCGAGAATGGCTAGCGATGGCCCTCGCCGGCCTGGGCGTGGCGTTGACGGTCACCAGCGGCGCGGGCAACGGCGCGGGCCAGCCCGTCGATCGGCTGGGCGTGTTCTTCACCCTATGTTCGGCCGGCTGGTACGCCGGCTACATTGTGATCAGCGATCGGCACGTGCATCAAGCCGGGGCGCTGGTCAGCACAACCTGGGTCACCGCCGGCGCCGCCATCAGCTTCCTGGTCATCGGCCTGGCCACCCGGACCTGGGCCTTCGAGCCCACAGTCAGCAGCGGGGCGATCATCCTGGGCCTGATCCTGTTCAGCACCATCCTCCCGATCAGTACCTTCTTTGCCGGTATGGCACGCGTCGGTCCGACCACGGCCTCGCTGCTGAGCACGCTCGAACCGGTGTTCACCATTCTGCTTGCCAGCTTGCTGCTCCACGAGCGCCTGGCTCCACAGCAGATGTTGGGCGGCCTGCTGGTCCTAGCTGGCGTCGTCTGGATCACCCTGCCGCAGCCCACGCTCCGCCCGGCC is part of the Anaerolineales bacterium genome and harbors:
- a CDS encoding DMT family transporter, which encodes MTAPASPSPAGRTRWLGAGLIAVSAAGFSSLSIFGKLAFSAGLSLTGFLSLRFGGAALLLAIGLVLARRRAVFPGIRLTLILLCLGLFGYAVQASLFFLGLQRIPASLSALLLYAYPFFVALLNWRVNHRPPRQREWLAMALAGLGVALTVTSGAGNGAGQPVDRLGVFFTLCSAGWYAGYIVISDRHVHQAGALVSTTWVTAGAAISFLVIGLATRTWAFEPTVSSGAIILGLILFSTILPISTFFAGMARVGPTTASLLSTLEPVFTILLASLLLHERLAPQQMLGGLLVLAGVVWITLPQPTLRPAHTP